In the genome of Fulvivirga maritima, one region contains:
- the rny gene encoding ribonuclease Y: MAEIIYVILAGVVGLGIGIMIGKSLINKINAQKELEIEEKAKSIVKEAELSAENIKKNKILEAKEKFLKLKAEFEEEASKKKNIIITNENKLKQREQHLSKEFEQVKRKESEIKELKDKLAAQIDVVNNKKVELDKFNQQKVAILEKISNLTAEEAKEQLVESLKDEAQTKASSFIKDILEEAKLSATKQARKVVLETIQRTATEHAIENCVSIFNIESDDIKGKIIGREGRNIRALEAATGVEIIVDDTPEAIIISGFDPVRREIARLSLHRLVVDGRIHPARIEEIVAKTKKNIEEEIIEIGERTVIDLGIHGLHPELIKMVGRMRFRSSYGQNLLQHSREVANLCATMASELGLSPKQAKRAGLLHDIGKVWPDEPEKPHAIIGMELAQKYKEHPVVCNAIGAHHDEIEMTSMIAPIIQACDAISGARPGARREVMESYIKRLKELEQLALSFDGVHKCYAIQAGRELRVMVDADNVSDDRAGQLSFDISQKIEKDMQYPGQIKITVIREMRSVAYAK; the protein is encoded by the coding sequence ATGGCAGAAATAATTTATGTAATACTCGCAGGTGTTGTCGGCCTCGGTATTGGTATAATGATAGGCAAGTCTCTTATTAATAAAATAAATGCCCAAAAAGAGCTTGAAATTGAGGAGAAGGCAAAAAGTATTGTAAAAGAAGCAGAGCTATCTGCCGAAAACATCAAAAAGAACAAGATCCTGGAAGCCAAAGAGAAATTCTTGAAGCTAAAAGCGGAGTTTGAAGAAGAGGCCTCTAAAAAGAAAAACATCATTATAACCAATGAAAACAAGCTAAAACAAAGAGAACAACACCTTTCAAAAGAGTTTGAACAAGTAAAAAGAAAAGAATCTGAGATAAAAGAGCTTAAAGATAAGCTTGCTGCTCAGATAGATGTGGTGAATAACAAAAAGGTAGAACTAGATAAGTTTAACCAACAAAAGGTAGCCATCCTTGAAAAAATCTCTAATCTTACCGCAGAAGAAGCTAAAGAACAACTGGTAGAATCACTCAAAGATGAAGCCCAGACCAAAGCTTCATCATTCATTAAAGACATTTTAGAAGAGGCCAAACTTTCTGCTACCAAGCAGGCAAGAAAGGTAGTATTAGAAACCATTCAGCGTACTGCTACGGAGCACGCTATTGAAAACTGTGTTTCTATCTTCAATATAGAGAGTGATGATATCAAAGGTAAAATCATTGGTCGTGAAGGCCGAAACATCAGAGCTTTGGAAGCTGCTACAGGTGTAGAAATTATAGTGGATGACACCCCCGAGGCTATCATCATTTCAGGCTTCGATCCTGTAAGAAGAGAAATAGCCAGGCTATCATTACACCGTTTGGTAGTGGATGGCCGTATTCACCCAGCCAGAATTGAAGAGATTGTAGCCAAGACCAAGAAAAATATAGAAGAAGAAATCATTGAGATAGGCGAAAGAACAGTGATTGACCTTGGTATCCACGGCTTACACCCTGAATTGATTAAGATGGTGGGTCGTATGAGGTTCAGATCATCTTACGGACAGAACTTATTACAGCACTCCAGAGAAGTGGCTAACTTATGTGCCACCATGGCTTCAGAGCTAGGCCTAAGCCCTAAACAGGCTAAGAGAGCAGGCTTACTTCATGATATTGGTAAAGTATGGCCAGATGAGCCAGAAAAGCCTCACGCGATCATAGGTATGGAGCTGGCACAGAAATATAAAGAGCATCCAGTTGTTTGTAATGCCATTGGCGCTCACCACGATGAGATTGAGATGACTTCTATGATTGCTCCAATCATCCAAGCTTGTGATGCCATATCAGGTGCAAGGCCAGGAGCCAGAAGAGAAGTAATGGAAAGCTATATAAAACGCCTGAAAGAGCTTGAGCAGCTTGCACTAAGCTTTGACGGTGTACATAAATGTTATGCGATCCAGGCCGGTAGAGAGCTCAGAGTAATGGTAGATGCTGATAATGTGAGCGATGACAGAGCAGGACAGCTTTCTTTCGATATATCACAGAAGATAGAGAAAGACATGCAGTACCCGGGGCAGATAAAGATCACCGTGATCAGGGAAATGAGGTCTGTAGCTTACGCTAAATAA
- a CDS encoding HAD family hydrolase, with protein MSKKFCAAIFDMDGVIADTNPFHQKSIKQFCQKYDKDVSDEFLKEKVYGRTNEDWIPEVFGKLEHDQLKAYADEKEELFREIYRPELAPVKGIKAFLDHLKRDGIKMAVGTSATVENADFILQGLGIESYFETILHSAHVTKSKPDPQIYLKACHGVGYDPKNCIVFEDSLSGVAAGKAAGCKVVGITTTHTEKELEHCDLIIRDFSMLTPSVLENIM; from the coding sequence ATGTCTAAAAAATTTTGTGCAGCCATCTTTGATATGGATGGCGTAATCGCTGATACTAATCCCTTTCATCAAAAATCTATTAAGCAATTCTGCCAGAAATATGACAAAGACGTTTCTGACGAATTCCTAAAAGAAAAAGTATATGGAAGAACTAATGAAGACTGGATACCAGAAGTATTTGGCAAACTAGAACATGATCAGCTTAAAGCTTATGCTGATGAAAAAGAAGAACTTTTCAGAGAGATTTACAGACCAGAATTAGCTCCTGTAAAAGGTATTAAGGCTTTTCTTGACCATTTGAAGCGAGACGGAATAAAAATGGCCGTAGGCACCTCTGCCACTGTAGAAAATGCTGATTTTATATTACAAGGCCTGGGTATAGAAAGCTATTTCGAAACTATATTGCATTCAGCTCATGTAACCAAGAGCAAGCCTGATCCTCAGATATACCTTAAAGCCTGCCATGGCGTAGGTTATGATCCTAAAAACTGTATTGTATTTGAAGATTCTTTATCAGGAGTAGCGGCAGGAAAAGCAGCAGGATGCAAAGTAGTAGGCATTACTACCACGCACACAGAAAAAGAGTTGGAACATTGTGATTTAATTATCAGAGACTTCAGCATGCTTACCCCTTCTGTGCTGGAAAACATCATGTAA
- a CDS encoding sodium:solute symporter, with protein MKTLDTLDWVFIGIYFLVLFGVALWVILKKQKNTEDYFLAGRNVGWFVVGASIFASNIGSEHVVGLAGAGASDKFPMLIYELHAWVVLMLGWVFLPFYARSGVFTMPEFLEKRFSAKSRWLLSVFSLLAYVLTKISVTIYAGGVVVSALLGINFWVGALATVILTGLYTILGGMRAVIYTETLQTIVLIIGAATLTVMGVNAVGGFSSMKDTLGPEYFNMWRPATDPDFPWPSLFMSSTIVGIWYWCTDQYIVQRVLTAKNIKEGRRGTIWGGFLKLLPVFLFLIPGVVALVLKQRGELQWDSPDEAFPVLMSNLLPSGLRGLVAAGLLAALMSSLASVFNSCSTLFTVDIYKKLKPETPEHKLVKIGQIATGIVVVCGIAWIPIMANISGVLYEYLQSVQSYIAPPITAIFLLGIFLKRINSAGAYTTLVVGLIVAAARITLELIKPSLDGFLFELADMNFLTFGAYFFLFCVALTIIVSLATAPPPAEKTAGLTFGTLSEEDKKSNKTSYGWVDIVASLVVLIMVITVMVYFNGK; from the coding sequence ATGAAAACATTAGACACCCTGGATTGGGTATTTATTGGTATTTATTTTCTGGTGCTCTTTGGAGTAGCCCTTTGGGTTATTTTAAAGAAGCAGAAAAACACAGAAGATTATTTTTTAGCGGGAAGAAATGTGGGGTGGTTTGTAGTAGGAGCTTCAATATTTGCTTCAAACATTGGATCTGAACACGTAGTAGGGCTGGCAGGTGCTGGTGCTAGTGATAAGTTTCCAATGCTCATTTATGAGCTACATGCCTGGGTAGTACTTATGTTGGGCTGGGTGTTCTTGCCTTTTTATGCGCGTAGCGGTGTGTTTACCATGCCTGAGTTCCTGGAGAAGCGATTTAGCGCTAAGTCCAGGTGGTTGTTATCAGTGTTTTCTTTGTTAGCCTATGTGCTTACAAAAATATCTGTAACTATTTATGCAGGTGGTGTGGTAGTATCAGCTTTACTAGGAATCAATTTCTGGGTAGGAGCATTAGCTACAGTTATTCTTACCGGACTTTATACCATATTAGGTGGTATGAGAGCAGTGATTTACACAGAAACTTTACAAACCATAGTGCTGATTATAGGAGCGGCTACGCTTACTGTTATGGGTGTAAATGCTGTAGGTGGTTTCTCTAGCATGAAAGACACATTAGGTCCTGAGTATTTCAATATGTGGAGACCAGCTACTGACCCTGATTTTCCATGGCCAAGTTTGTTTATGAGTAGTACCATTGTTGGTATTTGGTATTGGTGTACTGACCAGTATATAGTTCAGCGTGTATTAACAGCGAAAAACATTAAAGAAGGTAGAAGAGGTACCATTTGGGGAGGATTCTTGAAATTATTACCTGTATTCTTATTCTTAATTCCTGGTGTGGTAGCTTTAGTATTAAAACAAAGAGGTGAGTTACAGTGGGATTCTCCAGATGAAGCTTTCCCTGTTTTAATGAGTAACTTATTGCCTTCAGGTTTAAGAGGTCTTGTGGCTGCAGGTCTTTTGGCAGCGCTTATGAGTTCATTGGCCTCTGTATTTAACTCTTGCTCTACCTTGTTTACAGTAGATATTTATAAAAAGCTTAAACCAGAAACTCCTGAGCATAAGCTAGTGAAGATTGGTCAGATAGCTACAGGTATTGTAGTGGTTTGTGGTATCGCCTGGATTCCTATTATGGCTAACATTTCAGGTGTACTTTATGAATATTTACAAAGTGTACAGAGTTATATAGCACCTCCAATTACTGCGATATTCTTGCTAGGTATATTCCTGAAGCGTATTAACTCTGCGGGGGCATATACTACGCTTGTAGTCGGCTTAATAGTGGCTGCTGCAAGAATTACACTGGAGCTTATTAAGCCAAGCCTGGATGGATTCTTATTCGAACTGGCTGATATGAACTTCTTAACCTTTGGTGCATATTTCTTCTTGTTCTGTGTGGCTCTTACTATTATAGTGAGTTTAGCTACAGCTCCACCACCTGCAGAAAAAACAGCAGGACTTACTTTTGGAACGCTGAGTGAAGAAGATAAGAAAAGTAATAAAACCAGTTATGGTTGGGTAGATATCGTAGCATCTCTTGTGGTGCTGATAATGGTAATAACCGTAATGGTATACTTTAACGGAAAATAG
- a CDS encoding aldose epimerase family protein — MKKDSTAISKSDFGTTPDGQKVEQYTLTNANGLEMSVITLGGIITTLKTPDKDGNMGDIVLGFDNVETYLESPYIGALIGRFGNRIAKGKFTLDGQEYALATNDGPNHLHGGDKGFDKVVWEAQEITNASGVGLKLTYLSKDMEEGYPGNLEVTVTYMLTNDDDLEIDYTATTDKKTIVNLTQHTYFNLSADPSKDILDHVLSVDASAFLPIDSTLIPTGELREVAGTPFDFTSPKTVGKEIGADNDQLELAKGYDHCWVLNGDAGMKEAATLYHEKSGRFMKVLTTEPAIQVYTGNFVDGSLTGKEGVNYAERSAICLETEHYPDAPNKSEFPSVVLEPGQTYNTKTTYSFSLK, encoded by the coding sequence ATGAAAAAAGACAGTACTGCTATCTCCAAAAGTGATTTTGGAACTACTCCGGATGGACAAAAAGTTGAACAATATACACTTACCAATGCTAATGGACTTGAAATGAGTGTCATTACCTTGGGAGGTATTATTACTACCTTAAAAACTCCGGATAAGGATGGAAACATGGGTGATATAGTACTAGGATTCGATAATGTAGAAACGTATTTGGAGAGCCCCTACATAGGAGCATTAATCGGCCGTTTTGGAAATAGAATAGCCAAAGGAAAATTCACATTAGATGGTCAGGAATATGCATTAGCTACTAATGATGGTCCTAATCACCTACATGGTGGAGACAAAGGCTTCGATAAAGTGGTTTGGGAAGCTCAGGAAATTACTAATGCCAGCGGCGTTGGTCTAAAGCTTACCTATTTAAGCAAAGACATGGAAGAAGGTTACCCTGGTAACTTAGAAGTAACCGTTACTTACATGCTTACTAATGATGATGATTTAGAAATAGATTATACTGCTACTACTGATAAGAAGACTATAGTAAACCTTACTCAGCATACTTATTTCAACTTGTCAGCAGATCCATCTAAAGATATACTTGATCATGTACTTAGTGTAGATGCCTCAGCATTTTTACCTATAGATAGTACACTCATTCCTACCGGAGAGCTAAGAGAAGTGGCGGGAACTCCTTTTGATTTTACTTCACCTAAAACAGTGGGTAAAGAAATAGGAGCGGATAATGATCAGCTGGAGCTAGCCAAAGGATATGATCACTGCTGGGTGCTTAACGGTGATGCAGGAATGAAAGAAGCGGCTACTCTTTATCATGAAAAGAGCGGAAGGTTTATGAAAGTGCTTACTACAGAGCCCGCTATTCAGGTATACACAGGAAACTTCGTAGACGGATCACTCACAGGAAAAGAAGGAGTAAACTATGCAGAAAGATCAGCTATATGCCTGGAAACAGAGCATTATCCTGATGCTCCTAATAAGAGTGAATTCCCTAGCGTAGTATTAGAACCAGGACAAACATATAACACTAAAACTACATATAGCTTTTCTTTAAAATAA
- a CDS encoding cell division protein ZapA has translation MDELSIRIKIADREYPMKVKVEDEARVRSAGKQINERIRSYREQFGIDDKQDLLAMVAFDCLVDKMESDEKQHNIDDSVVDKVKQLNNLINQSL, from the coding sequence ATGGACGAACTTTCAATAAGAATAAAAATTGCCGATAGAGAATACCCCATGAAGGTAAAGGTGGAGGATGAGGCCAGGGTACGCAGTGCCGGTAAACAAATTAATGAAAGAATTAGATCTTATAGAGAACAATTTGGCATAGATGATAAACAAGATCTCTTAGCCATGGTAGCATTTGATTGTCTGGTTGACAAAATGGAGTCTGATGAAAAACAGCACAATATAGATGATAGTGTTGTTGATAAAGTAAAGCAACTTAACAACCTGATAAACCAATCCTTATAA